The following proteins are encoded in a genomic region of Arthrobacter jiangjiafuii:
- a CDS encoding ScyD/ScyE family protein → MKKAPPAIAVLAAAAALGLGASPASAGGWDNDPPDTPPTAGEVSTVAEGLLSPLSFAVGRGPIFDVAQSNLGLLTRITGDGTTEVLDTGPEGYSSGAVSRSSGTTYYTMAVGAMTHDPSENFSVLKSIDSDGTIETLADIATYEYTENPDSINTYGFEGLDQACAAQLPPDMPASYTGLPDSNPYATLPVDDGVIVADAGTNALLLVDTDGGISTLAVLPPIPATITAEAAAGLALPACTVGQVYNLEPVPTDVEMGPDGSLYVTSLPGGPPDLGVAPGSVFQVNPDDGTSELVATGFAAATGLAVNDNGDIFVAELFGNRISVVRAGSDTPELFYEVNQPAALELRGDVLYASVDALPPGGEATEPETGEPPVAEPPVDPGPPAGRIISIQLDDGQGDGHGDDCDDGKGHGHGDGYGAGWGHGGGKGDGYGTGWGHGGGKGDGYGAGWGHGGGKGDGKGDGHGWGKGKGHGYGAGWGHDGGRR, encoded by the coding sequence GTGAAAAAAGCACCCCCCGCCATTGCCGTCCTGGCCGCTGCGGCGGCCCTTGGGCTGGGCGCCTCCCCCGCTTCTGCCGGAGGTTGGGACAATGATCCACCGGATACGCCGCCCACAGCAGGCGAAGTCAGCACCGTCGCCGAAGGACTGCTCTCGCCCCTGAGCTTCGCCGTCGGCCGGGGACCGATATTCGACGTGGCCCAAAGCAACCTCGGGCTGCTGACCCGGATCACCGGCGACGGGACCACCGAGGTCCTCGATACCGGGCCCGAGGGCTATTCTTCGGGAGCTGTCTCGCGGTCCAGCGGAACCACGTACTACACAATGGCCGTCGGAGCCATGACCCATGATCCTTCGGAGAATTTCTCGGTTCTCAAGTCGATCGACAGCGACGGCACGATCGAGACCCTCGCCGACATCGCAACCTACGAATACACGGAAAACCCTGACAGCATCAATACCTACGGCTTCGAGGGCCTGGATCAGGCCTGTGCGGCGCAGCTCCCCCCGGACATGCCGGCCAGCTACACAGGGCTGCCAGACTCCAACCCCTATGCCACCCTTCCCGTTGATGACGGCGTGATCGTGGCAGATGCCGGCACCAACGCGCTGCTGCTGGTGGACACCGACGGCGGCATTTCCACACTGGCCGTCCTGCCGCCCATACCCGCCACGATCACGGCCGAAGCCGCAGCGGGGCTGGCGCTCCCGGCGTGCACTGTCGGCCAGGTCTACAATCTGGAACCGGTGCCGACCGATGTCGAGATGGGACCCGACGGCAGCCTGTACGTGACATCGCTGCCCGGAGGGCCTCCGGACCTGGGCGTCGCGCCGGGATCGGTGTTTCAAGTGAACCCGGACGATGGAACCTCGGAACTGGTTGCCACGGGTTTTGCTGCTGCCACCGGCCTGGCCGTGAACGACAACGGAGACATTTTCGTAGCTGAATTGTTCGGCAACCGCATTTCGGTGGTCCGTGCCGGATCTGACACTCCGGAACTGTTCTACGAAGTGAACCAGCCTGCCGCCCTGGAGCTGCGCGGCGACGTTCTCTACGCGAGCGTGGACGCCTTGCCGCCGGGAGGGGAAGCGACGGAGCCCGAAACCGGAGAGCCCCCTGTGGCGGAGCCTCCCGTCGATCCGGGGCCACCCGCCGGACGGATCATCAGCATCCAGCTCGACGACGGCCAGGGTGACGGCCATGGCGATGATTGTGACGACGGCAAGGGCCACGGCCACGGCGACGGGTACGGCGCCGGCTGGGGCCATGGCGGAGGCAAGGGCGATGGGTACGGCACCGGCTGGGGCCATGGCGGAGGCAAGGGCGACGGGTACGGCGCCGGCTGGGGCCATGGCGGAGGCAAGGGCGACGGTAAAGGTGACGGCCACGGCTGGGGCAAAGGAAAGGGCCACGGTTACGGCGCAGGCTGGGGACATGACGGAGGCCGCAGGTAG
- the rbfA gene encoding 30S ribosome-binding factor RbfA produces the protein MADPARAAKLADRIKVVVAQALERRIKDPRLGFVTLTDARVTNDLQHATLYYTVFGDEEQQADTKAALESARGVLRAEVGKNITVRLTPTLEFVPDEIPVNASHLEELIRAAKKRDAELEALKEGATYAGEADPYRKDEDFDEDDDEETPTGSDAK, from the coding sequence ATGGCAGATCCAGCACGCGCTGCGAAACTCGCTGACCGAATCAAGGTTGTAGTTGCCCAGGCGCTGGAACGGCGGATCAAGGATCCCCGGCTGGGGTTTGTGACTCTCACCGATGCCCGTGTCACCAATGACCTGCAGCACGCCACCCTTTACTACACGGTATTTGGTGACGAGGAACAGCAGGCAGACACCAAGGCTGCGCTGGAGTCCGCACGCGGCGTCCTGCGTGCCGAGGTCGGAAAGAACATCACCGTTCGCCTGACGCCGACCCTGGAATTCGTCCCCGACGAGATCCCTGTCAACGCCAGCCACCTCGAGGAACTGATCCGTGCCGCCAAGAAGCGCGACGCGGAGCTTGAGGCCCTCAAGGAAGGCGCGACGTACGCCGGCGAAGCCGACCCGTACCGCAAGGACGAGGACTTCGACGAAGACGACGACGAGGAAACTCCGACCGGTTCCGACGCAAAGTAG
- the infB gene encoding translation initiation factor IF-2: MAKVRVHELAKELGITSKDAVAKLQELGEFVRSASSTIEAPVVKKLRGAFPASESKPDSKPAAQAGTPGPRPAAAPVAPAPSAPTPASAAAPAAPAAPAPAAPAAEKPATPAPAAPAAEKAPAADKPAAAPSGVKPGARPAPKAPAAEKPAAPADGETRSSAPRPGAPRPGNNPFAPSQGMPRPRGRGENERGTGAPRPGNNPFAPSQGMPRPGRRDENTERPAAAAGAGGPRPAAGSGGPRPGAPRPASARPGAPRPASARPAGPGGPRPTPGMMPNRTERPAAPARGGAGGGPRRGPGGAPGGAPGAGGGAPVGGGFGKGGRGRGGTAGAFGKGGAGRGKQRKSKRAKRQELEQMSAPSLGGVSVPRGDGNTVVRLRRGASITDFADKIEANPAALVTVLFHLGEMATATQSLDEETFGVLGSELGYKIQVVSPEDEERELLSTFDIDFDAELEAEGDDDLEARPPVVTIMGHVDHGKTRLLDAIRNTKVVEGEAGGITQHIGAYQIQFDHEGTTRPITFIDTPGHEAFTAMRARGAKVTDIAVLVVAADDGVMPQTIEALNHAQAANVPIVVAVNKIDKEGANPEKVRGQLTEYGLVPEEYGGDTMFVEVSARQNLNIDALLEAVLLTADAALDMRANPNKDARGIAIEANLDKGRGAVATVLVQSGTLKVGDTIVAGTAHGRVRAMFNENGETVTEAGPSRPVQVLGLSNVPRAGDTFFVTDDERTARQIAEKREAADRNAALAKRRKRISLEDFDQAVADGKVDTLNLILKGDVSGAVEALEDSLLKIDVGEGVQLRVIHRGVGAITQNDVNLATVDNAVIIGFNVKPAERVADLAEREGVDMRFYSVIYAAIDDIELALKGMLKPEYEEVQLGTAEVREVFRSSKFGNIAGSIVRSGVIRRNAKARVTRDGKVIGDNLTVESLKRFKDDATEVRTDFECGIGLGSFNDVNTGDIIETFEMREKPRA, from the coding sequence GTGGCCAAGGTCCGCGTACACGAGCTCGCCAAAGAGCTCGGCATCACCTCGAAGGATGCAGTTGCAAAACTGCAGGAACTGGGCGAATTCGTCCGTTCTGCCTCATCAACAATTGAGGCACCTGTAGTCAAGAAGCTTCGTGGCGCCTTCCCGGCGTCCGAATCCAAGCCCGATTCCAAGCCCGCCGCTCAGGCAGGCACTCCCGGCCCGCGCCCGGCCGCAGCACCAGTTGCACCGGCGCCGTCGGCACCTACCCCGGCATCGGCAGCTGCTCCGGCAGCCCCCGCCGCACCGGCTCCGGCAGCACCCGCCGCCGAGAAGCCGGCCACGCCGGCTCCGGCAGCACCCGCTGCAGAGAAGGCACCGGCTGCTGACAAGCCGGCCGCCGCACCGTCAGGCGTCAAGCCCGGCGCACGCCCGGCACCGAAGGCCCCCGCGGCCGAAAAGCCTGCTGCGCCCGCTGACGGCGAAACCCGCAGCAGCGCACCCCGTCCCGGCGCACCGCGTCCGGGCAACAACCCGTTTGCCCCCTCCCAGGGCATGCCGCGCCCCCGTGGCCGCGGCGAGAACGAGCGGGGCACGGGCGCACCGCGTCCGGGCAACAACCCGTTCGCTCCGTCCCAGGGCATGCCCCGTCCGGGCCGTCGTGACGAGAACACCGAACGTCCCGCAGCAGCAGCAGGCGCCGGCGGACCCCGTCCGGCTGCAGGCTCCGGCGGTCCCCGTCCGGGTGCACCCCGTCCGGCTTCGGCCCGTCCGGGCGCACCCCGTCCGGCTTCGGCTCGTCCCGCCGGTCCCGGCGGTCCCCGTCCTACTCCGGGCATGATGCCCAACCGCACCGAGCGGCCGGCAGCCCCGGCCCGCGGCGGTGCCGGTGGCGGACCCCGCAGGGGTCCGGGCGGCGCACCGGGCGGAGCTCCCGGTGCAGGCGGCGGCGCACCCGTTGGCGGCGGCTTCGGCAAGGGCGGCCGCGGACGCGGCGGCACTGCCGGTGCTTTCGGCAAGGGTGGCGCAGGACGCGGCAAGCAGCGCAAGTCGAAGCGGGCAAAGCGGCAGGAACTGGAGCAGATGTCAGCTCCGTCGCTGGGTGGCGTTTCGGTACCCCGCGGCGACGGCAACACTGTTGTCCGTCTGCGCCGCGGCGCGTCCATCACGGACTTCGCCGACAAGATTGAGGCCAACCCGGCAGCACTCGTAACCGTTCTGTTCCACCTCGGTGAAATGGCAACGGCCACGCAGTCCCTGGACGAAGAGACATTCGGTGTCCTGGGTTCGGAGCTGGGCTACAAGATCCAGGTTGTCTCGCCGGAAGACGAAGAGCGCGAACTGCTGAGCACGTTCGACATCGACTTCGATGCCGAGCTGGAAGCAGAAGGCGACGACGACCTTGAGGCACGTCCTCCGGTTGTCACGATCATGGGTCACGTTGACCACGGTAAGACGCGCCTGCTGGATGCCATCCGCAACACCAAGGTGGTTGAAGGTGAAGCCGGCGGCATCACCCAGCACATCGGTGCCTACCAGATCCAGTTCGATCATGAAGGCACTACCCGTCCGATCACCTTCATTGACACCCCGGGCCACGAGGCGTTCACCGCCATGCGTGCACGTGGTGCCAAGGTCACCGACATCGCGGTCCTGGTTGTCGCAGCCGATGACGGCGTCATGCCGCAGACGATTGAAGCGCTGAACCACGCCCAGGCAGCAAATGTGCCGATCGTGGTTGCAGTGAACAAGATCGACAAGGAAGGCGCCAACCCGGAGAAGGTCCGCGGCCAGCTGACCGAATACGGTCTGGTTCCCGAGGAATACGGTGGCGACACCATGTTCGTTGAGGTCTCTGCCCGCCAGAACCTCAACATCGACGCCCTGCTCGAGGCTGTGCTGCTGACCGCAGACGCTGCCCTGGACATGCGCGCCAACCCGAACAAGGACGCCCGCGGTATCGCGATTGAAGCCAACCTGGACAAGGGCCGCGGTGCAGTTGCCACCGTTCTGGTCCAGTCCGGAACGCTGAAGGTCGGCGACACGATCGTTGCCGGTACGGCCCACGGCCGCGTCCGCGCAATGTTCAACGAGAACGGCGAGACCGTTACCGAAGCCGGACCTTCCCGTCCGGTCCAGGTGCTGGGTCTGTCCAACGTTCCCCGCGCCGGCGACACGTTCTTCGTCACCGACGATGAGCGCACGGCCCGCCAGATCGCTGAAAAGCGTGAAGCAGCGGACCGTAACGCCGCACTGGCCAAGCGCCGCAAGCGCATCAGCCTCGAGGACTTCGACCAGGCCGTTGCTGACGGCAAGGTTGACACCCTTAACCTCATCCTCAAGGGTGACGTTTCCGGTGCCGTTGAAGCCCTGGAAGACTCGCTGCTCAAGATCGACGTCGGCGAAGGCGTGCAGCTGCGCGTCATCCACCGCGGCGTTGGTGCCATCACGCAGAACGACGTCAACCTGGCGACGGTGGACAACGCCGTCATCATCGGCTTCAACGTCAAGCCGGCCGAGCGCGTTGCCGACCTGGCAGAGCGCGAAGGCGTGGACATGCGCTTCTACTCCGTCATCTACGCAGCAATTGATGACATTGAGCTTGCACTCAAGGGCATGCTCAAGCCCGAGTACGAAGAAGTCCAGCTCGGCACCGCCGAGGTCCGCGAAGTCTTCCGTTCCTCCAAGTTCGGAAACATTGCCGGCTCGATCGTCCGCTCCGGTGTTATCCGGCGCAACGCCAAGGCACGGGTTACCCGTGACGGCAAGGTCATCGGTGACAACCTCACCGTTGAGTCGCTCAAGCGGTTCAAGGACGACGCCACCGAGGTCCGTACGGACTTCGAGTGTGGTATCGGTCTGGGCTCGTTCAATGACGTCAACACAGGCGACATCATCGAGACCTTCGAAATGCGCGAGAAGCCGCGCGCATAG
- a CDS encoding pyridoxal phosphate-dependent aminotransferase, with protein MPELSSHVRDAAPNQIREITQAAWAQPDSIVLSIGEPGFPTPPHILEAAQATLGRDETGYTPNAGIAPLRAAFADRISRQTGTEVSPGRAFVTSGAQQGLHLAMSMLLDAGDEILIPNPGYPTFAMTARLLHAEPVEYPLYPEHDFQPRIEDIEALITEKTRVLLLNSPSNPLGAVFSAGLVRDLVELARRRDLWIISDECYEAFTYDVPHVSPLAYDGGPGGERVIVSVTLSKTYGLTGLRIGALITPAGLEAPMSIAMEAIVSCVASPSQYAALAALTGPQDYVSAAAAHYRTNRDAASAVLDAKSIPYLKAQGAFYLWADLSHASDGNVRAWTQKFLAEQGVAVAPGTAFGSIGEGWIRIALCGDAVELVTGLGRLPARDSG; from the coding sequence ATGCCTGAGCTCTCCTCCCACGTCCGCGACGCCGCTCCGAACCAGATCCGCGAGATCACCCAAGCCGCGTGGGCGCAGCCCGATTCCATTGTGCTCAGCATTGGGGAACCGGGTTTCCCCACTCCCCCGCACATCCTCGAGGCCGCGCAGGCAACCCTGGGCCGGGACGAGACCGGCTACACCCCCAACGCCGGGATCGCCCCGCTGCGCGCCGCGTTCGCCGACCGCATCTCCCGGCAGACCGGCACGGAGGTGTCACCGGGCCGGGCGTTTGTAACCTCCGGAGCGCAGCAGGGACTGCACCTGGCCATGAGCATGCTGCTGGACGCAGGCGACGAGATCCTCATCCCCAACCCCGGGTATCCCACCTTCGCCATGACGGCCCGGCTGCTGCATGCCGAGCCGGTGGAGTATCCGCTGTATCCCGAGCACGACTTCCAGCCGCGGATCGAGGACATCGAAGCGCTGATCACCGAGAAGACCCGGGTGCTGCTGCTGAATTCACCGTCGAACCCGCTGGGCGCTGTGTTCAGCGCCGGTTTGGTCCGTGACCTGGTGGAGCTGGCACGGCGCCGGGACCTGTGGATCATTTCGGATGAATGCTACGAGGCGTTCACTTACGACGTCCCCCATGTGAGTCCGCTGGCGTACGACGGCGGACCGGGCGGGGAACGCGTGATTGTCTCAGTCACGCTGTCCAAGACATACGGCCTCACCGGGCTGCGGATCGGCGCCCTCATTACTCCTGCCGGGCTCGAGGCTCCGATGAGCATCGCGATGGAGGCGATCGTCTCCTGCGTTGCATCCCCGTCGCAGTACGCGGCCCTGGCTGCGCTGACCGGGCCGCAGGATTACGTCAGCGCGGCTGCCGCACATTACCGCACCAACCGGGATGCGGCGTCGGCCGTCCTTGACGCCAAGTCCATCCCGTACCTGAAGGCGCAGGGGGCGTTCTACCTCTGGGCCGACCTCTCCCACGCCTCGGACGGCAACGTCCGGGCATGGACGCAGAAGTTCCTCGCGGAGCAGGGTGTGGCCGTGGCGCCGGGAACCGCTTTCGGCTCGATCGGTGAAGGGTGGATCCGGATCGCGTTGTGCGGTGATGCCGTGGAGCTGGTGACCGGGCTCGGACGTCTTCCGGCGCGGGATTCCGGGTAA
- a CDS encoding bifunctional riboflavin kinase/FAD synthetase, protein MYYWNDLAEVPAGIGPTVVTIGNFDGVHLGHQHVLDRLVKVARAKDAAAVAISFDPHPAQIHRPEAAPELIMGPQDRREALAATGLDGLLMMHYDLQLASLTPEEFVRRVFVDGLHVCAVVIGHDVRFGRGNAGDLQTMRDLGAQLGFEVQAVEDFGALPDGSDAGGRRCSSTWIREALRSGDVRTAARLLGRTHRMRGEVVHGAARGRELGFPTANLAPESTGLIPADGIYAGWMVDAAGTRWPAAISVGSNPTFDGVSRQVEAHVIDRPDEKITDFNLYGQQVVVEFVERLRGMVAYTGPAALIEQMRLDVARTRDVLSTDSSADR, encoded by the coding sequence GTGTACTACTGGAATGACCTGGCGGAGGTTCCTGCCGGTATCGGTCCGACAGTAGTCACGATCGGGAACTTCGACGGCGTGCACCTGGGCCACCAGCACGTGCTGGACCGCCTGGTGAAGGTGGCCCGCGCCAAGGACGCCGCAGCCGTGGCCATCTCCTTCGACCCGCATCCGGCCCAGATCCACCGGCCGGAAGCCGCCCCGGAACTCATCATGGGCCCGCAGGACCGCCGCGAGGCGCTGGCAGCCACGGGCCTGGACGGGCTGCTGATGATGCACTACGACCTGCAGCTGGCCTCCCTGACCCCCGAGGAATTCGTGCGCCGGGTCTTCGTGGACGGGCTGCACGTCTGCGCGGTCGTGATCGGGCACGACGTGCGCTTCGGCCGCGGCAACGCCGGTGACCTGCAGACCATGCGCGACCTCGGTGCGCAGCTGGGCTTTGAAGTACAGGCAGTGGAGGACTTCGGTGCCCTGCCGGACGGGTCCGACGCCGGCGGCCGGCGCTGCTCCTCGACCTGGATCCGGGAAGCTCTGCGCAGCGGCGATGTACGTACCGCCGCCCGGCTGCTGGGCCGCACGCACCGCATGCGCGGCGAGGTGGTCCACGGCGCTGCCCGCGGCCGCGAGCTGGGTTTCCCCACCGCCAACCTGGCGCCGGAGTCCACCGGGCTGATTCCCGCGGACGGGATCTACGCGGGGTGGATGGTCGACGCCGCCGGAACCCGCTGGCCGGCAGCCATCTCGGTCGGCTCGAACCCGACGTTCGACGGCGTCAGCCGGCAGGTCGAGGCCCACGTTATCGACCGGCCGGACGAGAAGATCACCGACTTCAACCTGTATGGCCAGCAGGTGGTGGTCGAGTTCGTGGAGAGGCTGCGCGGGATGGTCGCTTATACCGGCCCTGCCGCCCTGATCGAGCAGATGCGCCTTGACGTGGCGCGCACCAGGGATGTCCTTTCGACAGATAGCAGCGCCGACAGGTAA
- a CDS encoding DUF4345 domain-containing protein, which yields MSNTAASPSDRPDGGAGQPRQGQPAQPAEPDQGRPAQNQPPAGRKPHVPAAGNPAAGNPAENPAAAGARPTEKLQVPPAGKPAGTNAGTAAPQGKPSKSKTRPYKSSDDWGVFRAVVIIVGVLIAAVGIFYLVTGTAGVPDTGGGEVNTSLESQFRFFSAMMVGVGAAFIAIAVKFKWANMLWLVCLMVFLGGIGRVLSWAFSGTPHYSMIILMILELAFPPALLVWHRFIAKTSDLKREYSEGNANRGGTAAGGGTRG from the coding sequence ATGAGTAATACCGCCGCAAGTCCCAGTGACCGCCCCGACGGCGGCGCAGGTCAGCCGAGGCAGGGCCAGCCCGCCCAGCCCGCCGAGCCCGATCAGGGCCGGCCGGCCCAGAACCAGCCCCCTGCAGGGCGCAAGCCGCATGTTCCCGCCGCCGGAAACCCGGCTGCCGGAAACCCCGCCGAAAACCCAGCTGCCGCCGGGGCGCGCCCCACCGAAAAGCTGCAGGTTCCGCCCGCTGGAAAGCCTGCCGGTACAAATGCCGGAACAGCCGCACCACAGGGCAAGCCCTCCAAGTCCAAGACTCGGCCGTACAAGAGCAGCGACGACTGGGGTGTCTTCCGCGCCGTCGTCATCATCGTGGGTGTCCTGATTGCCGCCGTCGGGATCTTCTACCTCGTCACCGGCACTGCCGGTGTGCCGGACACCGGCGGGGGAGAGGTCAACACCTCCCTGGAGTCCCAGTTCCGGTTCTTCTCGGCCATGATGGTGGGCGTCGGTGCGGCGTTCATTGCCATTGCGGTGAAATTCAAATGGGCGAACATGCTTTGGCTGGTCTGCCTGATGGTCTTCCTCGGAGGGATCGGCCGGGTGCTGTCCTGGGCCTTCAGCGGAACCCCGCACTACAGCATGATCATCCTGATGATCCTTGAGCTGGCCTTCCCGCCGGCCCTGCTCGTCTGGCACCGCTTCATCGCCAAGACCAGCGACCTCAAGCGCGAATACAGCGAGGGTAACGCAAACCGCGGCGGTACAGCTGCCGGCGGCGGAACGCGGGGCTGA
- the rpsO gene encoding 30S ribosomal protein S15, which translates to MALDPVVKQEIIQAFARAEGDTGSPEVQVAVLSRRILDLTEHLKTHKHDHHTRRGLMALVGRRRRMLSYLKETDITRYRALIERLGLRK; encoded by the coding sequence TTGGCACTTGATCCCGTAGTCAAGCAGGAAATCATTCAGGCGTTCGCCCGCGCCGAAGGCGACACCGGTTCGCCTGAGGTGCAGGTTGCTGTGCTGTCACGTCGTATCCTCGACCTGACCGAACACCTGAAGACGCACAAGCATGACCACCACACCCGCCGCGGCCTGATGGCCCTGGTTGGTCGTCGTCGTCGTATGCTTTCCTACCTGAAGGAAACGGACATCACCCGCTACCGTGCGCTCATCGAGCGTCTCGGCCTGCGTAAGTAG
- the truB gene encoding tRNA pseudouridine(55) synthase TruB: MNSGQVRSGLIIVDKPQGWTSHDVVGRLRKLAGTRKVGHAGTLDPMATGVLVIGINKATRLLTYIVGTSKTYEATIRLGQSTVTDDAEGEVTAETIAAAVTDEEIMAAVAALTGDIQQIPSSVSAIKVNGERSYARVRAGAEVNLPPRPVTVSRFEVHDIRREAGGKLRDVDVTVDCSSGTYIRALARDLGAALGVGGHLTALRRTCVGPYSLAQAATLEQLAADLQVLELDDAARALFPVRELTAAEATDLSHGRRIAPSDTANDDGAPVAAFAPSGTLVGLLENRGPSGGEFPAAYAKALLVFAPGNEAA; encoded by the coding sequence GTGAATTCCGGGCAGGTCCGTTCAGGGCTGATTATTGTGGACAAGCCGCAGGGATGGACCAGCCACGATGTGGTTGGCCGCCTGCGGAAACTAGCGGGAACCCGAAAAGTGGGGCATGCCGGGACACTGGATCCGATGGCCACCGGCGTGCTGGTGATCGGAATCAACAAGGCCACGCGCCTGCTCACCTACATTGTGGGCACCTCCAAGACATACGAAGCGACCATCCGGCTGGGGCAGTCCACCGTGACTGACGACGCCGAGGGCGAGGTCACCGCCGAAACAATCGCCGCAGCCGTCACCGATGAAGAGATCATGGCTGCCGTTGCGGCCCTGACCGGCGACATCCAGCAGATCCCCAGCAGCGTCAGCGCGATCAAGGTCAACGGGGAACGCTCCTACGCCCGGGTCCGTGCCGGCGCCGAGGTGAACCTTCCGCCGCGTCCGGTGACCGTCTCCCGCTTCGAGGTCCATGACATCCGCCGCGAAGCCGGCGGCAAGCTGCGCGACGTCGATGTCACCGTTGACTGCTCCTCCGGCACCTACATCCGTGCCCTGGCCCGCGACCTCGGCGCCGCCCTGGGCGTGGGCGGGCATCTGACCGCGCTGCGCCGCACCTGCGTGGGTCCGTACAGCCTGGCCCAGGCCGCCACGCTGGAGCAGCTCGCTGCCGACCTGCAGGTCCTCGAGCTCGACGACGCCGCCCGCGCGCTGTTCCCGGTCCGGGAACTGACCGCCGCCGAAGCCACCGATCTTTCCCACGGCCGCCGCATCGCGCCGTCTGACACCGCCAACGACGACGGCGCGCCAGTGGCCGCCTTCGCCCCGAGCGGCACGCTGGTGGGCCTGCTCGAAAACCGCGGCCCCTCCGGCGGGGAGTTCCCGGCGGCCTACGCCAAGGCCCTGCTGGTCTTCGCGCCCGGGAACGAGGCAGCGTAG